GTTGATGGCTTGCCCACTACTTGTTCCTTTCCCCGGTAAAGCGCTGACACGGATGGATCGGTTCAGGGCGAAGTGGTCAATCGACCCTGTGCCCTCAACTTGTTCAAGTCGCGCCACGCTTTCAGCGCTGACGAGTTGCCCATCCCGGTTCCGGAGCATGAGAGATTTGATGTCCTCTGGACGATTGCGGTCGCTGCCTTCCATTTGAATCCAGATGCTGCGTATTTCTCCGTCGGCGTAGGTGTCATCGAGATAGCGCCCGCCGATGGCCATGCCAATCGAATTCAGCGTTTCTCTGTAGGGGAGATTCAGTGAAGCCATTTGGTCGCGGTCTAAAACGAGGCGCCATCTCGGGGCACTGGCGTCGAAACGGGTGCTGACCCGTTCAAATTTGCCCGTTTCCCTGGCACTCGCAATAAAAGCTTTCGCGACCTGTTCGAATTGGACCAGGTTCAGTTGGCCACCACTGCGGTCTAGAAGCTCGATGTTTAAGGCTGAATCCCCGCTAAATCCTCGAACGGTAGGGGGTGTAATCAGCACAACTTTGGCATCCGTAATCGAACGATTCAGGGCTTTTTGCAGTCGTCGCTTGATGGCTTGATCGCTCTGATCTGCACGGCCTCTCTCCTGGAGAGGTTTTAATCTCAAGTAAAAGGAACCCTTGTCTTCCCCGCTTTGCCCGAACGAACTTCCTGCATAGAAGTTCCCTGAGCGGATCAACGGTTCTTGCTCAACGACAGCGCGAATGGAATCCATGATTGCCATGCTTCGTTCCAGGCTGGCGCCTTCCGACAAGGTGAAATAACCACGGATTTGGCCCTGGTCTTCGTTGGGGATAAAGGCTGTCGGAGTGTTGCGAAGGACGACTCCCGTGAGCATCAAGCTGATGATTAAAACGATGCCCATCCAATTGGGTCGGTTTAATAGCTTGCGCAATGTTCGTGAGTAGTGCCGTTCAGTGCTTTGCATGGCCTTTCGGAGCCCATCGCTGAGTCGTCTGATCGGTCCAGGCAGGCGTCCATTCCCTGGAGTGAGAACCCTTGCTGATGCCATTGGCGTGAACGTGAGGGCGTTCAACGTGGAGAACACAATGGCAGCCGTAATCGTTAAGGCAATCGGTTCGTAGAGGCGACCAATTGACCCTGGAATCAACAGAACAGGAACGAAAACCGCTACGAGAACCAAAGAGGTGGCCACGATTGCTCCGGCCAATTCCTGCATCGCCGTTTCGGCTGCCTTTAGAGGTGGGTCTCCCTTTTCAATTCGATCGGCAATTTCCTCGCTCACCACGATTGCATCGTCTACAACAATGCCCGTCGCAAGAATCAGCCCGAACAGAATCAAACTGTTGATATTTGAACCGCTGAGGCGGATGACCAACAAGCTGCCGACCAACGAAATAGGTACGGCGATCCCAGGCACCATGGCTAATCGCCAGCGCCCCAGGAAGAGCACCAAAACAACTAAAACCAGCAGGACTGCATCGCGGAGAGTCGTGATGGTGCGATCGAGATTGGCTTGGATGGTGTCGGCCGTATCCACGATGGTTTGCATCGTGATTCCGGGCGGAAATCCTGATTCCAGTTTCGCGAGATTTCTGCGAATGCTTCGACTGAGAGCAAGGGCATTCGCTCCATCTCTTTGATAGATCCCTACGGCAACGGAGCGTTCTCCTTGAAGATTGATCGCAGCCCTTCCATAACTGCGCTGTCCAAGGCTGACGCGGCCGACATCGCTGAGTCGAATGAGGCCCCCATTGGCTAATCGTTTGATCACTACGTTTTCAAGTTCGTCCTGGCTGCGCAAGCGACCGTCGGCTTCGACAGGGAGGCTGAGAAGTTGTCCTGATGGAGCCGGTGCGCTGCCGAGCGCTCCGATGGCGGCCAAAACGTTTTGCTCGATCAGTGCTGTGCTCACATCCGTGATCGTGAGATTGGCTTGCTCAAGTTTTTGAGGATCCATCCACAGGCGGTAGGCCAACTCGCTGCTCCCGAATACACGAATATCCCCAGTGCCTGGAACGGATCTGAGCGATTCTCTGAGCGATTGTTCAAGCCACCCTGGGAGAAAGGTTGGAACGTAGAGATCTTGCGGATGGCTAAAGCCAAGGATCATCAGTAAATCGCTAGAGGAGCGATTCACGCTGAGCCCTTGGCGGGTCACGGCTTGCGGCAAACGGCGCAATGCCAAATTCACTTCGTTTTGGACCTTGATCGCATTCAGTTGAGGGCTGCCTTTTTTGAAGCGAAGGCTGATCCTTGATTGCCCTTCACTACTTGTGGACTGAATGCTGTCGAGATCGCTGAGACCGTTGAGTTGTTGCTCCAGCACAGTGGTGACGCTTTGCTCGACCACATCGGGGGATGCAGCAGGGAAGCGTGCTGTCACGCTGACCTGGGTTGGGGCCAACTGGGGTAGGTCTTCAAGGCCCAAGCCGGAGAGCGAAACAAGTCCTGCCAGCAGGACGAGCAGGCTGCATACAACGGTGAGGACAGGCCGTCGCAGAAACGGCTGGGAGATGGACCGCAAGGCGGCACCTGCTGCAAAAGCGGATTGATCTTGGCAGTTAAAAGTCCCTGTTGAACGACTTTTCGCTCAACAGGGACTTTGCGGGTCTGTTTTCAGTGAGGAACGTTGAGGCTTAGCTCACGCTCCAAACACCTGCAGCTATTTTCACGAGCTGCTGAACGTGGAGAGTGTCGCAGAGCAACCAGGCAAAGACAGCACCACCACAGCCACCAAGCCAGAAGCCACTGGTGAACTCAGACCACCCGTTGCGGGTGAAAAGATCTGCTGGGGGATTGTCAACGGTGACGTCTGCAGGGGGGATATGAGGTTGCTTTCCAGGCTGGTTATAGAGAAGAAACAGGAAAGTGAGGAGGTGAACAGCACCGATAGCTGCTAAAAGACCAGCGGTTGCTGAGTAATCAGAATTACGCAGTGGGCCACAGATTGTGTAGGGCCCGTAAAGGAGATATCCAAAGGCTGCGCCTGTTTCAATTCCCCTGAAATTTGGTGATATTCCTTGGCGGTAAAAAGGAA
The window above is part of the Synechococcus sp. WH 8020 genome. Proteins encoded here:
- a CDS encoding efflux RND transporter permease subunit is translated as MRSISQPFLRRPVLTVVCSLLVLLAGLVSLSGLGLEDLPQLAPTQVSVTARFPAASPDVVEQSVTTVLEQQLNGLSDLDSIQSTSSEGQSRISLRFKKGSPQLNAIKVQNEVNLALRRLPQAVTRQGLSVNRSSSDLLMILGFSHPQDLYVPTFLPGWLEQSLRESLRSVPGTGDIRVFGSSELAYRLWMDPQKLEQANLTITDVSTALIEQNVLAAIGALGSAPAPSGQLLSLPVEADGRLRSQDELENVVIKRLANGGLIRLSDVGRVSLGQRSYGRAAINLQGERSVAVGIYQRDGANALALSRSIRRNLAKLESGFPPGITMQTIVDTADTIQANLDRTITTLRDAVLLVLVVLVLFLGRWRLAMVPGIAVPISLVGSLLVIRLSGSNINSLILFGLILATGIVVDDAIVVSEEIADRIEKGDPPLKAAETAMQELAGAIVATSLVLVAVFVPVLLIPGSIGRLYEPIALTITAAIVFSTLNALTFTPMASARVLTPGNGRLPGPIRRLSDGLRKAMQSTERHYSRTLRKLLNRPNWMGIVLIISLMLTGVVLRNTPTAFIPNEDQGQIRGYFTLSEGASLERSMAIMDSIRAVVEQEPLIRSGNFYAGSSFGQSGEDKGSFYLRLKPLQERGRADQSDQAIKRRLQKALNRSITDAKVVLITPPTVRGFSGDSALNIELLDRSGGQLNLVQFEQVAKAFIASARETGKFERVSTRFDASAPRWRLVLDRDQMASLNLPYRETLNSIGMAIGGRYLDDTYADGEIRSIWIQMEGSDRNRPEDIKSLMLRNRDGQLVSAESVARLEQVEGTGSIDHFALNRSIRVSALPGKGTSSGQAINILEAAGEQIGGSNIGLAFTGLAEEERVAEGVTWAFFGLSVVVVYLLLAGLYESFLDPLVILLTVPLALLGALIGLKLRGLPLDVYGQMGLLVLVSLAAKNGILIVEFANQRLRAGLPLRESITDAAEERMRPIVLTAITSLAGFLPLLLASGTGSASRISIGTVVFSGLLISTLLSLFVVPAVYLSLKGWRERTQIQRSPGN
- a CDS encoding photosystem I reaction center protein subunit XI; protein product: MTVTPAADPCVGNLATPVNSGYFMKWLINNLPFYRQGISPNFRGIETGAAFGYLLYGPYTICGPLRNSDYSATAGLLAAIGAVHLLTFLFLLYNQPGKQPHIPPADVTVDNPPADLFTRNGWSEFTSGFWLGGCGGAVFAWLLCDTLHVQQLVKIAAGVWSVS